One Skermanella pratensis genomic window, GACAGCGAGACATATAGCGTAAAAGCCCCTATACCAACGGACTTTCCACTTGCGCCGTCCCGGCCCATGTGGGGACTTCCGCAGCGGTCCGTAACGTCCTAAAGAAAAATCATGAGCATCCCTGTGCGAACCGGCCCTGTCCGTATCGGCACGCGCGGCAGCCCCCTGGCGCTGGCGCAAGCCCACCAGACCCGCGCCCGCCTGGCCGCGGCCCATGCCGCGCTGGCGGCCCCCGACGCGATCGAGATCGTGGTGATCAGGACCACCGGCGACCGCATCCAGGACCGCACCCTGATGGAGGCCGGCGGCAAGGGCCTCTTCACCAAGGAGATCGAGGAGGCGCTGGTCGCCGGGTCGATCGACCTGGCGGTCCATTCCATGAAGGACGTGCCGACCTGGCTGCCCGACGGGCTGGAGATCCGCTGCCTTCTCCCGCGCGAGGACCCGCGCGACGCCTTCTTCTCCAACGTCGCCGCCCATCTCGACGACCTGCCGGAAGGCGCCGTGGTCGGCACCGCGAGCCTGCGCCGGCAGGCTCAGGTGCTGGCGCGGCGGCCCGACCTGAAGGTGGTACCGATCCGCGGCAACGTGGAGACGCGGCTGCGCAAGCTGGCCGACGGCGAGGTCGACGCGACCCTGCTGGCGCTCGCCGGGCTGAAGCGGCTCGACATGACCGACCGGATCACCTCGGTGATCGAGCCCGACGTCATGCTGCCCGCGGTGGCCCAGGGCGCCATCGGGATCGAGACCCGGGCCGACGACGACGTGACCAACGCCCTGCTGTCCCCGCTCAACTGCGAGGCCACCATGGTCCGCGTCTCGGCCGAGCGGGCGCTGCTGGCGGCGCTCGACGGCTCCTGCCGGACGCCGATCGCGGCGCTGGCCAATCTCGACGAGGCGGGCAACCTGACCCTCGACGCGCTGGTGGCCGATCCCGCCGGCAAGCAGATGCTCGGCACGGCGCGGCGGGGAACCGCGGCCGATGCCGTGGCCCTGGGGCGCGACGCCGGCGAGGAGTTGAAGCGCCTGATGCCGCCGGACTTCTTCGTGCCGTGAGCGGGCCGTGACCGCGCAGCCCCCCGGCACCGGACCGCGGCGCATCCTGGTGACGCGCCCGCGCGAGGATGCCCGGGCGTTCGCCTCGGAGCTGCGCGGACGCGGCTTCGAGCCGATGGTCCAGCCCTTGCTGGAAGTCCGGAACCTGCCTGGCCCGCCGCTGGAACTGGACGGCGTACAGGCCCTCCTGTTCACCAGCGCGAACGGCGTACGAGCAACCGCAGCCCGTACGACCCGGCGCGACCTGCCGGCATTGGCGGTCGGCGACGCGACCGCCCGGTGTGCCGCGGACGCCGGCTTCACCCGGGTCGAAAGCGCCGGCGGCGATGTCGAAAGCCTCGCCCGGCTCGCTGTCCGCGTCCTGGACCCCGCGGCCGGGCGGCTGTACCATGCCGCCGGCAGCGCCGTCGCCGGCGATCTGGCCGGGGATCTCGGCCGGGCCGGCTTCACGGTGGAGCGCCAAGTGCTGTACGCGGCCGAGCCGGTGACCGAACTGCTGCCCGGCACCGCCGAGGCGCTGTACGCCGGTACAATCGACGCAGTCCTGTTTTTCTCTCCCCGGACGGCGCAAAGCTTTGTTAAGGTTGTTGAGAAGGCGGGATTGGCCGATCGCCTCGGCGAAGTCCTGGCTTTCTGCCTGAGCGAAGCGGTCGGTACGGCGGTGCGTACGGTAGGGTGGCGCGACATCCTCACCGCGCGCCGGCCGGATCAGGCGGCTCTGCTTGATCTGCTCGCATCCGCCCGGAGCCCTTCCCAGCCGGACTGACAACGCCGGCCGGAGCCCGGACCGGAACCAAGTCCCGGACCGGAACCAAGTCCCGGACCGGAACCAAGTCCAAGAACAGTTCGACGAACAACTGCCAACGATAAACGCCCCCAGGGAATACGAGAAGGCCGCTCATGAGTCCCCGTCCCCCCGATCAATCGGATAACGACCCGACCGTGCCGGACCCGTCCGACGGCACCAACCCGACCGGCTCCGCAGCCGAGCGCATCATCGAGAAGTTCGGCGGCATCCGCCCCATGGCCCACAAGCTGGGCATGCCGGTCACGACGGTCCAGGGATGGAAGAAGCGGGGGGCGATCCCCAGCGCGCGCCATCCCGACCTGCTCGCCGCCGCCGGACGCCACAACGTATCGCTGGACCAGGCGGAACTCGACGCGGCCGCGCCGGCCGACGAGCGCGCCGCTGAGGACCGCACGGCCGAGGACCGCACGGCGGACGAGGCGACGCCCGCCGGCATCGCCGCGCCGGAGTCCGCCGACACGTCGGCGGCCGACACGTCCCCGGCCACGCCCTGGAGCAGCGCGCGCAGTTACGAGCGGCCTGACGCCACCTCGACCGAGCCCGAAACAGAAACCGCGACCAGGACCATGGCTGAGCCGATCCACCGCGACCCCGAGCCGGTTCGCACGCCCGAACCCGCCCGAGCCTCCGGCGGCGGCAAGGGCCTCGCGACCTTCGCCATCCTGCTGGCGCTGGCCGGCACCGGCGCCGCCGTCACCGCCCCCCAGTGGGGACCGCAGGTGATCCCGCAGATCTGGCCGCCCCGCACCGACACCGACACGGGCGCTTCCCAGCAGATCTCCGCGCTCGAACAGCGGGTCCAGGAGTTGGCGTCGCGCGGCTCCGACACCGCGCCGCTGAACGACCGGATCGCCCAGCTCGAGCAGCGGCTGTCGGAAGTGTCCCAGGCGCAGCCGCAGCCACAGCCGCCGCAGCAGGCGGAGCAGGCCGCTCCCGCCGGCCTCGACCAGGCCCAGGTCGAATCGATCGTGCAGGACCGCGTCCAGCAGTTCGCCGGCCGGATCGGCGCGCTGGAGCAGCGGTCCCAGCCGCAGCCGGGCGTCGACCGCCAGGCGCTGGACGCCCGCGTCGCCCCGCTGGAACAGCAGCTCCAGGCGCTCGCCCAGGTCCGCGACCGGGTGCAGGGGCTGGAAGGCCGCGTCGGCACGCTTGACCAGCAGCAGGGCCAGGCGATCGCGCGGCTGCGCGACAGCGTCGCCGGCCTGGAGCAGGAGGCCAACCGCCTCGCCCAGGAGATCAACAGCACCGCCAACCGCGCCACCCAGGTGGCCGAGACGCTGACCCTCCGGCAGGCCCAGGAAAGCAAGGCGCAGGCCCTGGTGCTCGCCGCCGGCCAGCTCCGCGCGTCGCTCCAGAGCTCCCGGCCCTTCACGTCGGAACTGTCCGCGGTGCGCGCGGTCAACCTGGAGGATCCCCAGGTGGTCCAGGCGCTGAACGCGATCGAGCCCCATGCCGCCGACGGCATTCCGACCGAGGCGCAGCTGAACCAGCAGTTCTCCGACGTGGCGGGCGAGATCGTCCGCGCCGGCGTGCTGGCCAGCGGCGCCAGCGGCGAGTGGTGGGACAAGGCGCTCTCGACCGCCTCCTCCCTGGTCAGCGTCCGGCGGACCGCCGGCGAGATCCAGGGCAGCGGCGCCGACGCGATCACCGCCCGGGCGGAGCGGCACCTGAAGTCGGGCCGCCTGGACGAGGCTGTCAAGGAGCTTGAAACCCTGACCGGCGAGCCCGCGACGGTCGCCCAGCCCTGGATCGAGGATGCCAAGGCGCGCCTCGCCGCCAACGAGGCCGGCGCGCTGCTGACCGGCCAGGCCATCGCCCGCCTGGCGGGCTCCGCCGGAGGCAACCAATAATGACCCGCGCCATCTGGTTCCTGATCAAGCTGGCGATCGTCGTCGCGATCGCCATCTATCTCGTCGAAAATCCCGGCGCGGTCACGATCGACTGGCAGGGATACGTCATCAACACGTCCTTCGCCATGCTGCTGCTGGTGACGGTGGCGGTCATCGCGATCGTGGCGCTGGCCTACCGGCTGTGGCGGGGCATCCGCGGCGCGCCGGGGGCCTTCGGCCGCCGCAGCCGGACGCGCAAGCGCGAGCGCGGCTACCGGGCGCTGACCCGCGGCATGGTCGCGGTGGCTGCCGGCGACGCCGCCGGCGCGCGACGCTATGCCCGCGAGGCCGACACCATGCTGCGCGACCCGCCGCTGACCATGCTGCTGTCGGCCCAGGCCGCCCAGCTGAACGGCGACGAGAAGGCGGCGGAACGCTATTTCCAGACCATGCTGGAACGGCCGGAGACGGCGTTCCTCGGCGTGCGCGGCCTGCTGACCCAGGCGATCCGCGACGGCAACCGGACCGAGGCGCTGCAACTCGCCCGCCGCGCCAAGTCGCTCCAGCCGCAGACGCCGTGGGTGCTGACCACCCTGTTCGACCTGGAGACCCGGGCCGCCCAGTGGGGCCGCGCCGAGCAGACCCTGCTCGACGGCATGAAGTCGGGCGCCTTCCCGGCGGAGGCCGGCCGGCACCACCGCGCGGCCCTGCTGCTGGAGCGCAGCTACGAGGCCGAGCTGGAAGGTCACCACGACGATGCCCTGCGCCACGCCCAGGCCGCCGCCAAGCTGGAACCCGCGTTCCCGCCGGCCGCCTCGCGGCTGGCCCGCCTGCTGGCCCGCACCGGCAAGCACCGCAAGGCCGGCAAGGTCATCGAGAAGGCCTGGAGCACCCGGCCGCATCCCGAACTGGCCGATGCCTACCGCGACATCAGCCCGGACAGCGACCCGCTGGCCCAGGTCAAGCGGTTCGAGCGGCTGCAGTCGATGGTGCCCAACGACCTGGAGGGGCATGTGGCCCTGGCGCGCGCCGCCATGTCCGCCAGGCTGTGGGGGGAGGCCCGCAACCACCTGAGCAAGGCGCTGGCCGAGCGTCCGAGCGACAGGGTCTACCGCATGCTGGCGGAACTGGCCGAAGCGGAGCACGGCGACATCGCCGCCGCCCGCGACTGGCTGGCCAAGGCCGCCAACGCCGAGCCGGACCCGATCTGGGTCTGCAGGGAATGCGGTACCCTGTCCAAGTCCTGGCGCAGCCTCTGCGGCCAGTGCGGCGCCTTCGACAGCATGGAATGGAAGCTGCCCAGCGTCGCCATCCAGATCGCCGAACCCCACCGCCTGCCGCCCGCGAAGCCCTCCGAACCCCCCGCGCCGCCCCAGCCGGCGACCACGACGACGGTGGTCCAGCAGCCGGAGGAGACGCCGGCCGCTTCTCCGCCGCAGGGGGCGCAGCAGGGAACCACGGCGCAGCAGCCGCAGCCCGCCGCGGGCTAGGAACGTCCTGTCGAACCTGAAGAGCCGCCACGTGGCGGCTCTTCCAATTACTCGTTTTCATCGTGACCGGACTTGATCCGATCATCCAGGCGCGAAGTCCATCTCGCCGGCTTGCGCGCCGATGAAGAAAAGGTGATGCCACATAGGTCGGGTAGAGCGAAGCGGCACCCGACAAGCCGGCGAGTTGGTGTCGGGTGCCGCTTCGCTCTACCCGACCTACGCTTCTTGACGAATAATCAGGTACCGTGCTGGACAGCGTCCGCCCCGGCCCTTTTCCGATTCGACAAGCCCCCCTCCGCGCGCTAAACCGCGCGACATGACCGACAGCACGCTGGCATCCCGCAACGCCGCCCTCGACCTGCTCGAGTCGGTGCTGCGCAAGAAGATCCCGCTCGACGACGCGTTCGACGCGCACGAGGGGCTCGACCCGCTGGAACCGCGGGACCGCGGCTTCGTGAGGCTGATGGTGGCGACGGTCCTGCGCCGCCTGGGGCAGATCGACGCCCTGGTGTCGACGGCCCTGACCAAGCCCGATCCGGTCCGCGCCGGCGTCCTCGACATCCTGCGGCTGGGCACGGCTCAGCTCGTGTTCCTCGACACGCCGCCGCACG contains:
- the hemC gene encoding hydroxymethylbilane synthase encodes the protein MSIPVRTGPVRIGTRGSPLALAQAHQTRARLAAAHAALAAPDAIEIVVIRTTGDRIQDRTLMEAGGKGLFTKEIEEALVAGSIDLAVHSMKDVPTWLPDGLEIRCLLPREDPRDAFFSNVAAHLDDLPEGAVVGTASLRRQAQVLARRPDLKVVPIRGNVETRLRKLADGEVDATLLALAGLKRLDMTDRITSVIEPDVMLPAVAQGAIGIETRADDDVTNALLSPLNCEATMVRVSAERALLAALDGSCRTPIAALANLDEAGNLTLDALVADPAGKQMLGTARRGTAADAVALGRDAGEELKRLMPPDFFVP
- a CDS encoding uroporphyrinogen-III synthase, whose product is MTAQPPGTGPRRILVTRPREDARAFASELRGRGFEPMVQPLLEVRNLPGPPLELDGVQALLFTSANGVRATAARTTRRDLPALAVGDATARCAADAGFTRVESAGGDVESLARLAVRVLDPAAGRLYHAAGSAVAGDLAGDLGRAGFTVERQVLYAAEPVTELLPGTAEALYAGTIDAVLFFSPRTAQSFVKVVEKAGLADRLGEVLAFCLSEAVGTAVRTVGWRDILTARRPDQAALLDLLASARSPSQPD
- a CDS encoding mitofilin family membrane protein; this translates as MSPRPPDQSDNDPTVPDPSDGTNPTGSAAERIIEKFGGIRPMAHKLGMPVTTVQGWKKRGAIPSARHPDLLAAAGRHNVSLDQAELDAAAPADERAAEDRTAEDRTADEATPAGIAAPESADTSAADTSPATPWSSARSYERPDATSTEPETETATRTMAEPIHRDPEPVRTPEPARASGGGKGLATFAILLALAGTGAAVTAPQWGPQVIPQIWPPRTDTDTGASQQISALEQRVQELASRGSDTAPLNDRIAQLEQRLSEVSQAQPQPQPPQQAEQAAPAGLDQAQVESIVQDRVQQFAGRIGALEQRSQPQPGVDRQALDARVAPLEQQLQALAQVRDRVQGLEGRVGTLDQQQGQAIARLRDSVAGLEQEANRLAQEINSTANRATQVAETLTLRQAQESKAQALVLAAGQLRASLQSSRPFTSELSAVRAVNLEDPQVVQALNAIEPHAADGIPTEAQLNQQFSDVAGEIVRAGVLASGASGEWWDKALSTASSLVSVRRTAGEIQGSGADAITARAERHLKSGRLDEAVKELETLTGEPATVAQPWIEDAKARLAANEAGALLTGQAIARLAGSAGGNQ
- a CDS encoding heme biosynthesis protein HemY, whose product is MTRAIWFLIKLAIVVAIAIYLVENPGAVTIDWQGYVINTSFAMLLLVTVAVIAIVALAYRLWRGIRGAPGAFGRRSRTRKRERGYRALTRGMVAVAAGDAAGARRYAREADTMLRDPPLTMLLSAQAAQLNGDEKAAERYFQTMLERPETAFLGVRGLLTQAIRDGNRTEALQLARRAKSLQPQTPWVLTTLFDLETRAAQWGRAEQTLLDGMKSGAFPAEAGRHHRAALLLERSYEAELEGHHDDALRHAQAAAKLEPAFPPAASRLARLLARTGKHRKAGKVIEKAWSTRPHPELADAYRDISPDSDPLAQVKRFERLQSMVPNDLEGHVALARAAMSARLWGEARNHLSKALAERPSDRVYRMLAELAEAEHGDIAAARDWLAKAANAEPDPIWVCRECGTLSKSWRSLCGQCGAFDSMEWKLPSVAIQIAEPHRLPPAKPSEPPAPPQPATTTTVVQQPEETPAASPPQGAQQGTTAQQPQPAAG